A window of Halichoerus grypus chromosome 15, mHalGry1.hap1.1, whole genome shotgun sequence genomic DNA:
GGTTAGGTAGCTCCCGCAGCTGGGCAAACCAGCATCCAATCAGCGCTCAGAATTATAGGGATATGCAGCATGGTGCCTTAGCAGTGTTGGGCCAAGTGTTTGGATACCCTGTGGGGCCATTACACCAGAGAATTCTCTGGAATATGAAATGCTGCAGCAAAATTTGTTTCTGTTCTGCACGTCTCTTTAATGACAGCATGAGATGTTCAGGGTTCTAATACTGAACAGGGCGTTGAGTTTGAAGACCCTAATGGCCATGTATGTTTTCAGTTACAGTGAACCCACTTCAGGGAGATACCTGCCCTCGAACCCCAGGTCTGGACTAGAGGAAGTGGAATATTACCAGTCAGAGGCTGAAGGACTCCTGGAATGCCATAAATGCAAATACTTGTGCACTGGAAGAGGTGAGCCATTTGGGAGGCATTTTGACCATTTATGTTTGCTGATGGTTCTGGAAGGGGTCTGAGCTAGTGAAGCAAAAATTCAAGCAGACTTTCCTTTAGGGTTCCtagcattttcatttataaaactgCATGAGGTTCTCAttctacccccccaaaaaattgtAGGCACATCTGAAAGGTACACCTAGATTTCCAGTGCTTGTCTTCAAATGTCTGCTGAGGCGAGCAGCCATGCTTGCAGGTTTCAGGTTCCAGGTGGGACTGCGGGAGAACCAGTTATGAGCTGCTGGCTGTGGGAGGGCTGAGTTAGACACAGAAAGCCACCTGGAGGGGCAGCCTGGTAGCAGTTCATGCAACAGCGTGTCTTAAAATTTGTTGAGTGAGATCCATAGTAAGAAATATATCTTGCATGAAGACCCAagttcacacacatacacatgttgTGAAACGGTACTTACCTTATTAGATACCAGCTACGTGGGTAATTTCTATTCCACCCTGTTTCATTGagaacagacaaaaacaaaaaaacacagttaTTGGAACGAGCACGGTTTgcaaaacacataaataatatCATGTGTCAGCTCTGAATGTGGTGCCCAGAGTTCCCATCCAAGCATTCGTCCTGGCCTTGCCAGCAATGAAGAAAATCTGGTTTGCCAGGGTGAGCCCTTGTGGCTCATGTGATTTGGTGAGAGATTTTTTCGAGGCTGCATATGACTAAGGGAGGAAACTTCTCAGCCTGAGGGAGAGAAATCAAGGAACTTGTACCTGAAAATGTATCGTAGGATGACTCCAATAATGCAGGTGATTATGGGATTCTCTGGAACTTCCGTTAAAGAGCTCTAGGCAATGCAGGTACAGGAATTTGCACTCTAGTTTACATTTATTGGCACAACCGCATTGCTTCTAATTTGCTCAATGAtccctgaagctcagagaggtataGTAAGATACCCCAAGCCACACAGCTGTTAACTTGAGAGAGCTGGAATGGAAACTCAGAGCCTAACTCTAAGGCCGGAAATGGTTTACTTgcttgacctttctttttttttccttgatgataaaaataataggaGTAAGCCAGAGGCTGGGTTAACAGGTTTCTCAGTAGAAGTATGTTTTCCATTGTGATTATTTTACCAAGAGGGGAGGGCAGGACTTGAGCTTCCTGACCAAAACACACCTTGATTTAGCTTTGACTGCTTCTGGCTATTTGGCTTTGGACCTAGAGATCATTTCTGAGTCAAGGTAGTGAAAGGCTGGTTTAACAGTCAGAAGCTAACCACGGAGGGCTTATAAAGACCTCTGGATATGCAGAGACCCACATCAGTACACAGTACTTGGTGTTGGGTTGAGAGAAAGAGCCATTGAACACCTGGAACTTGTCTCCAGCAGGAAATGCAGGCCTGGATAAAGGTCACCCAAAGATTTTCAGCCCTATCTTAAGAGTAGATCTTTTGTGACTTCTTTTCCTTACTGGTGAAATCATGTCCTCTTCCAGCAAACTGGTGGAAGTGGGAGGCAGCTATGGCCCTCTCTGACTTCCTAGGGAGACCCGAAGTTTGGGCAGTGAGTCATGCTTTGCAAGTTCAGTGGAACAGTCTGGACACTGATGGACAGAGATGGGTCTCAAATTCACTTACGAGCAAGTCCCCTGAGATACTAAAATCTTTAGGCGCTGAGACTAAAGATCAGATAAAAAGCAAGTACAGCTGTCCCCATGTGCATATCAGGTCACCAGGGGATCCTGTGCGTGTACAGGTTGTCTCATTTATTACTTGGGTGAGGAGTTGCAAGATCCCTGGGAAGAAGGcgcatttcctgctcccctccttggctccctgctttgtttggagcagtttcttttttgcctttgttctttctgtccctccttcaGCTGGGTAATGCTCACATCGTGATGTTTGCATTCAGCTTGTAGCCTGAATTACACAGCTCCCCAGCCCTCCTTATTCTTTCCTGGTTCTATTAAAGCTACAACAGGAACAAGGGGGTTGTAggggctctgccctccccacactgTATTaagaaatatgtgtatgtatatataattgtcCCCATACAGCAAGACATTGGGAAAACCCTAAATGTCCTTTACACtggaattatttaaatttattgtcTTATTCTATACATCCTCTAAAAATATGAAGTAGATTTATATTTGctgagatagaaaaaaaatgttcatactatATTCTTAAGTGAAAAAACAGGTTATATAATAGTTATAGAATAGTAGGTAGAGTAGGACCCTGTTCTTCACGTAAAAGCAAATAGCAGCAAAAATGATGCATATATGACAAAAgtccagaagaaaaaataatggtcacagtggttgtatttttaaatagttggatTTTAggtaattattatattatatgtttttgtctttatttttttaccatcagtatatactacttttataattaaagacaACAATAAGGCTCTCTGCATTTTGGGGGGAACTGAAGAGTGTAAAGACAGTACTTGAGAGTATATCGTTCCATTGGAGAGTGTGTAGGTGTAACACAGCTTCATCCATAAACCACCCGGGCCCAGGAGGCACAAAATCTGGTTCTCTAAATACCAGGGAGCTGCTGACCGTCTACTCCGAGTCAGCTGACCTAGCAGGACCGTGGCAGCATACACAGTTTCCAGCTCAGAAACACCCAGCTTTGTAGAATCCTGAGAAAAAGAAGCCACACACAAGAGTACttaattgtatgattccatttacatgaaattctagaaagGCCAACCTAATTCCTAATGGTAGAAGGCAGATCAGTGATTGTCTGAGGAGGGTAAGGGATTGACCACAAATGTTCTCTTGGGAACTTTCTGGGCAGATAAagatgttctgtatcttgactctGGTGGCGTGGCATGTATGTTTGTCAGAACTCAACAAGCTCTACACTTAACAGGGGTCATTTTGTCCCGTATCCATTATATCTCCATGAAGTTGATTTTAAGGAAAGCAGCCCAGTTTGGGCAGAGAAGCTGGAGCTCTTTCCTTGTCCAAGACAGAGAAGCCAAGGGTCCCTGAGAGAACCTAGCCCTGTGACAGTATCACGGCCCAGATTTGCTCTTTAGggaaactaaagaaaacaaagttaaattGTAAAACAGACTTACTGAGTTGAAATCTAAGAACAATGAAGCCAATTACGTTTCTTTAATCCAGTAAGGCTTGTGGGTTTAATTAATCTTTCCTGTTTCCAGTATACATGAACACGGTTAACATTTGGATGTATAACTTCCAtacttcattgtatttttttaagctctATGTTCTTTCTTTCAAACTTGGAGAAGTTTCCTCTTTCAAACTGAAGCAAGCCACAAAACATATCTAAAGAGGAGATCACTCTCAGTCTCTTTGGCAGGgaagggctggggcagagaatgTTCTCGCCTTCCATATAGGATGCCTTTTTCTGGTTGGGAGCTGGCCTGGTTTCTCCCACCGTCTTCCTGCACCCCAGCAGGGGCAGGCTCTCTGGAGAGTTACTCTTTTTAGCTCCGAGTACCTCCGACAGCATTTCCAGAGCCCATCTCGTGCCCCTCACATGGCTGGGGCAGCTCGGGCCTCCCGGGGCGGAATACAGAGCCTGCGGTGGCGTGAGCTACCGCGGGGAAGAGGAGCGCCGAGGCGGAAGTCTCCGAGGACAAAAGAGCAGCTCTCAGAATGGTAACACGCCCTTCTTTTGCAGCCTGCTGCCAGATGCTGGAGGTGCTGCTGAACTTGTTGATCCTGGCCTGCAGCTCTGTGTCTTACAGTTCCACAGGGGGCTACACGGGCATCACCAGCCTGGGGGGCATTTACTACTACCAGTTCGGAGGCGCTTTCAGTGGTTTCGAGGGCGCCGACGGGGAGAAAGCACAGCAGCTGGACGTCCAGTTCTACCAGCTGAAGCTGCCCACGGTCACTGTGGCGATGGCCTACAGCGGAGCCCTCATGGCCTTCTGCTGCCTCCTTGTCGTCCTGGGCGTCCTGCGGGTCCCGTGGCACTGCCCCCCATGGCTGCTGATTGAAGCCTTGTTGGACGCGCTCATCGCGGGGGCCTACGTCCCCGCTCTCTACTTCTACATCCGCCACCTCTCGGCTGCCTACGCGTCCCCGGtgtgcagagagagggaggcgcTCTACCAGAGCAAAGGGTACAGCGGCTTCAGCTGCACTTTCCACGGGGGAGATATAGGAGCTGCCCTCTTCGCTGCCCTgagcatcgggctctttgctctgGGGGCTGTGCTGGCCATCCGGGGTTACCGGGAGGTCAGGAAGCTCAAAGAGAAGCCTGCAGAGATGTTGGAGTTTTAGGCTTTTTAAGCCGTCCTGCCATATGTGAGCAGTGGAAGTTACTCTGAACCACCGTCTTTCACGGAATACTTGGCCGCGGGCCAACGTCGGTATCCTGGGGGGAGCTCTGGGTTACACCGAGCGGCCTTCTCTGAGGTAATGAGTTCTAGAGTCCTCTGTTGGTGAGCGAGGAGCCAAAATTattgaaacagaacaaaactggaggtcaGGACCCACGAGGAGAAGGCACGAGTTGCAGCAATGCACTTTCTTGCACTTTCGATTAGCTCAAGGGAATTAACCAAGTGAGTCTGAAGATCCTTATCTTCAAAGTCCTCGGAAAGCCATATACACTGGAGACAACATTTCGGCTTGAGCTTTTCTAAACACAACTGTCTTAAGCAGATGAGCCCCAAAGTTTTTCCACACTGAGGTCTCGGATCCTTCACTTCCTTAATGCTCTGGATGCAGGGTGTAGAGACACCGGGGAGACTCCGCCTGTACGTTGGAGGTGGGCGTGGGCCGAGCAAAGAGGAATCAGATTCATTCACTGGGTTGCAAAGAAGCTATTCTAACAAGACCCCCACAGTGACCTTGAAAACTCAATAAGTGTTTTGTACCTCTTGTAAATGTACCATTGTATGAAGAATTAAACCCAACATCTGGAATTCAGGATCCATCcagaataaaagaatgtaaaatcttTCCCAATGGAAGAATGCTACTTTTGGCCAGACAACTTCATGGGTTCTTACTGCATGTTAAATTATGACTCCTGGAATATTACAATATATTCTTGGTACAAGTGAATATGTTCTTTGCTTTAGATGAATCCAGTAAAAgtccaaagaaaaattttaacttgGAGGTGATGCTTCTCTTTACAACATATTTTTAACAGGGTTCCCTTAAATACAGGCAACTTGTCACATTTAAAAGGTGAGTTCCATTTgggtttagaaaacaaaataaatgcttgGCTATGATTAGACGATTTCTTAAAGAATACATAAGAAAGCATGAAGAGTATTTGCTTCCAGAGaggagattttattttccattttagcaTAACTTGACTGCACATCTcagtttttttttagataaataaaaaaaatttattttctcccctctttGTTCATATTTACAGTGCAAAGGCAGAAGTAGATGTATAATTAAGCGGAGTATTACATGATCAGCCACAAAACCAGCCTCACCCAGAAAGACCCCATTTATAACAAAAATCCCATGTCTGTTTTGGTCTCCACTTCCCTCTCCAGAGCCCTCTGCTCTCTTTCCGGAGACTTGTCCCATCCCACTGTCGAGATAAACTGCTAGCTCTGGCAGTCACCCTTGTTgtcttctgagggctgtgaatCTTTCTGCACTGACAGCAAGGTTAGAAACACATGAgcctgggagcgcctgggtggctcagtcggttaagtgtctgccttcagctcaggtcatgatctcagggtcctgggatcgagtccctgctcaactgggagtctgcctttccctttgcccctccccctgcttgtgtgtgctctctctctcaaaatcttaaaaaaaaaaaaaaaaaaaggaaatacatgagCCTGTTTGATATTAATAGCTAAGCCAGGCCAGGCCTGGCTGGTACCGTGATGATACTCAGTGGCCATATTCCTTCTGCAGACCCAATAGCACTGGACCCGGCAACAGACCATTATTGCTCTCCACTGTCATAGCCAGGGGGTAGTTGACAAGATctagatttatttcatttcagcCTGGCAGATACATGCATGGATCACGACTCCACTGTCCCAGAAGGAAGCGTTCAGCTTCCCCCATCTTATAGCAGGGCAGTGTTCCTGTCTCCCTTCGGTGGGTGAGACGTTAACGTGTGTGCGGAAGGAAAACCAAGGCAGAGAAGAGTATTGGATGTGGGGTAAAACTGCTGCCCCTGAATTAGAGTGATGTTTGGGCCAATTCACTTGCACTGCTACAGGGGGCAAGTGGCCAGTCCCTTACAGCGCCTGGGTGGAGAGTGGGCAGTTCTGATCTGATACTATTTTCAGATTTAAATTAGAGGAATGTAGTTCCTCAACTGTCAGAGCCTTTGGCTGCTGTGTCCCATGGACCTCCTAGGAATTTGTGTGGGCCCAGCAGGAGTTAGGACCAGCAAGCCCAGGAGCTGGTGCCTCAGTCTGTTAGACTGGTATTTCGCCGCCCCGTTTTTAAACGTTGTGGTACTCCCTAGTGTATTAGCAAGGCTTCCCGATTTCTGGGAATCCACACTTCTCATAATTTGTCCCATTTCTTAAATCTCTCACTAAGCCCCTTCCATTGTCTAAACGTTACTGAGTAGCATCACCATCTGCTTGCattaacattttatgattttcGAAATCCTTAGATGTACTTGCTTTCATCGGGGCCCTGTGGAGTAAGACAGGCAGGCCCTACCTTCCTTTGTCAGATGGAGCGTGTGAGGCTTCGTGTCAGTGACTGGGGCAAGATCACTGGCAGCGAAGTGTGGGGACATGAGCCTGGCGTTCCCACTCTAGGTTCATATGCTTTTCTCTTAGTTCTCTGAACCCTGGAGCATGAAAGAGACATTCTTCCAGAAGTATGCCTAAGCAGAGGCCAGGGCCTCTGTCAGTGATGAACGAAAGCTGACCTTGGACAAGAAGATACTCGGTGTCCAGTCACCTCTTGGTTCCTAAAACTCACCAGAAACCCCCAAGTGAACAGCCCACGTGTCTGTCAGCTGAATAGACTGGTCCATCCACACAGTGGCGCCGGAGCCCATGTAACGAAGTCTGTGGACACTGTGGGAGCGGATCAGAACACACCTCCAGGAATAGTAAATGAACAAGACTCAGAGCAGCATGTGTGGTATGCTtcctggtgaaaaaaaaaaaaagcagggaagggggatgAAATGCAGATTTGAGGCTGCTTTTATCTGCATGAAGGAACACTGGAAAGTTATATTAGGAAATAATGAAAGTGGGTGGGGGCAGACACAGGACGGACAGGGACAGGAGTGATTTTTCTCAGTGTATTCCTTTTTAGGTCATTTTATAGTttcaaaaaaaactttaaaatttgaaataattatagatccACGAAATGGTAACAAAACTAGGGCGGAGATCTCGCGCGCCCTCCATCCCGTTTTCCCCAGTGCTCCCGGTGCTCCCATCTCGCGTAACCAGAGCGCGGCGCGGCGCGGTCAGCTCACCAGCTCTACTGCACTCACGTCCGGGTGCGTGCACACACTTCCGTGCCGTTCGGTCACGTGTACGTTCACGTCCCCACCACCACGATCAACTACAGAACTCTTCCATGCTCCGGCGTCGCTAGGGCTCCCGCACGTCTCCCCATCCACCGACAGCCATGGGTCTGGGCTCACTGTCCGTAATTGTGTCATTTTGAGactgttacataaatggaatcacacagtgtaTAACCTTTGAGCCTGGCTTTTTTCTGCTTATCGTAATTCCCCTGAGAGCCATCGAAGCAGTCGCGCGTCTCTGCCGCGCCTTCCCTTTGACCAATGAGTGGAGTTTCCCGTGGTATAGATGTACCTGACTGCTAACCCCTCCTCGCCTGTGGAAGGACATCTGGGCTTCTGATAATGAGGCTATGACAGATAAAGCTCCTGTGAGCTTTTATGTACACGGTTTTGGGTAgacttttagtttttgtttctttaggatAACAGTCGCAGAGATACACCGTAAGTATaggtttctggtttttttttttttttaagaaactgacaaaattttttccagagtggcattTTGTTTTTCGaacatatgaatatttaaaaaaaaaaaaaaaaacacaaaactggggtgcctggctggctctgtcagtagggtatacggctcttgatctcagcgtcatgagttcgagccccacattgggcatggagcctacttaaacatccatctatacatacatacatacacacatttaaaaaacaaaaaccaaggatGTTATTGTTGAATCGGACCGTGTCCTTAAAACCAGGGCACCAGTGGAACTTCTCGAGTCTGACCTAGAGTTTTCCCGGGTGAGTGATGTCAGCGTTAAATCCCAAATCTCTCTCCTCCTAGGTGTGGTCCAGATAGTGGAGGTGATACTGAATGGGATGGTTCTCATGTGTGTCGTGGCCTCCTACTTTGTCCTTGCTGGGTTCACTGCGAGCTTTACCAGTGGCGGAGGCTTTGGGAACAACTACTACTCACCATTCGAGGGCACCGAGCTGGAGCAGGTTCGGCAGCTGGACCAGAAGTACACAGTGCTCCGGGCACCCCTGATCTACGGGGGTGTGGCTGTTTCTCTGGGCCTGGGTGTCCTCACTATGAGTGTTTTACTCCAAGGAGCCAAAAGCCTCATGGAACTGTCGGGGAAGTGGCTCCTCTTGGAGGCCGCCTTCAGCCTCCTGGCGGCGGTGAGCTACGGCGCGGGCATTGGCATTTACCTCCACGTGGCCTTGCGGATCAATGCCACAGACACCTGCAGAGCACGAGCGAGGCTCTATGCCCGCAAGGGCCTCACCTGGATGAACTGCCAACTGGCAGGCACGGACGGGGCGGCGGCCACCTTTGCCTGTCTCCTGGTGGTGATGTACGGCACCAGCGTGGTGCTGGCCCTGCGGAGCTACCGGCGACAGAAGCGCTACAAGGAGAGCCAAGCACAGCACAGTGGCTGCAGCGACGCGCCCGAATACCTGTGGTCGGGAACTCTCTGAGACCGTCTTCTGGAACCTACAGGGCAACGCACCTCCCTTGTTTCTCTCAGAAAGAGGTATCTTTTCAAATGACACATTAGACAACTGTGGTTTTCACACTCTCGAGGTTACAGACGGTCCTGTCGGGACCGACAGAACTAAGGAGCCAGAGAAATTCGGGAAGAGAGGGGAGACTGACAGGTCAGGGGGTAGCAGGCCCAGCGCTACAGCCGAAATAATCTTGCCTGGCGTAACTAAAGTCACGACAAGAAATATGCCATTGCTCCCCGTGTTGGGTCCCAGGGGAATGATTTTAAAGCAGTTGTATGATTGAATTCTAAATGAGTGATTACATTCTGACTCTCCGAGCACGAAGCCGCCATGActgcctggggcccagggagcctTCCTCCCTTCAAGATGGGAAGCAGGATTCCTGAATAAAGAGAGATGCCGGGAGCATGCGTGGTCCGCCTCAGGATCCCTGCAGTCGGGCTGAGAGAAAAAGGGTTTTTGCCAGCATTCCAAGTTCCTTTTTTTGTTGCAAGTCATTCATTTGGATTTCACGTTCctaaaatatgttataattttcttaaatatgaggCTTTCCAGagagtgagaaataaaattcatgaaCTTCTTAAATGTGTTATTCAACTGATTTCAAAAATAGAACAGTTAATTTTACTAGACTAGAAGGGCTTATTGGAGGCTTCCCCTTTTCTGCCTTCCCTGACGGTGCCCTCCAGAGTAGGCCTTCAAAGGCAGCTTGTGATCTCTCATGACCCTGGATTGTTTTCATAATGTAATAGATCATTAacactgaatattaaaaataaagttctttcaattattttaatctcAAGTTTTATAGCTGTTCTTATACTTTATGACTGGTCTCAGATTTTCAGTTCATGTTGGGCGTACCTCGAAATACACACGCCCTTATCATAAAGTTTTTCCCTGATTGCCCTCTTGCTTTTCAACAGCTAgtccttttttccccataataTCAGTTTGACTTTCATATTATAAATGAGGTTAAAgctattaataaattaaatttttagtaCATTTCTAAAAACAATCTTTTTCCACAATGCAATTCTGACATCATTTTCAGATTCTCTAATTTCTAGTTAGTAAGAAACCAGCAAATGTAAGCCTCTTTCAACAAAGACCAAAATGgctgttaaaagaaaattaagtcagTGTCATTTTCCCCCTCTGCACCTTCCAACTGCTCTCCTCCCTGGAACATActacttttcctctcctctcaaaTCCTTTCAACAGCTCTTTCTTACGGAACCTCTCCAAGCCGAAAGGTCAAAACAACCTCatacagaaatgggaaaatatctAATTGTACTTCTCTAAGAAGTAAAGCTTGGAGGGAAATAATAATCAACTGAGAATCTACATTATTGGGGTTAACGTACAAACACCTGTGCCACTGAGAGTCGCTTCCTCTCTCACCTTCAGCCTTGAGGCAGTGGCCAGAGTCGCCCAGTTTTCACCGAGTGGTAGACAGGATGTTTAACAACAGCGGAAATCAACCCATTCATTCCTCACACACTCCCCCAGAAAAGACTATCCTCCCTCTCCTAGCTCTTCTCAACTAGCATTCTTCCCGGAGACATGTCCCTACATCTGGGTCTTTCGCTCAGTAAAACGGTGACTCTGGCCCATCCAGACCCCAGCGCCGTGCCCGGGGCGGCGACACTCCTGCTCTGGAAGCTCCCCTCCTCCCGAGGGATCGGAGGCCATCCGTCACTGTAATCATAACCTTCCACCTGTGGAGTTTCGTCACGTCCAAAGGCCTGAGCAAACCTGGTCTTATTTACTACCACTTGTCTGATAGGCAAGTCAGGATTTATTGTTCACCCGGTACAGATGTTAAGTGGCTTACCTAACAGCTGACATTCTGTTGACGGCTCACCATTTGCCGGGCCCAGTACTGGGCTAAGGCAGCATTTGCATTGTCTCATTCAAGCTCACAACTGTTGGGAGAGATGGTATTATTCCCATGTAGCAGTTGAGGAAAACGGAGTCTTAGGTTAtttaacttgcctaaagtcaatttttttttaagagagggagagggagagaaagaatcttaagtagagtccatgcccagcgtggagcctgatgtggggcttgatctcatgactatgagatcatgacctgacccaaaatcaagagttggacacttaaccgactgagccacccaccacccaggtggccctagtCAAATCTTTTACGTAGTAGAGACCAAACTTACCCAATATGTTCAGAACATGTTCTGAGAGACTAACGCATTCTTTTGGCTTTTGTTGTACCAGGGACTATCACACGAGGCAGAGAACACATTCAGAGGACTTGACTTCTGCCGccctggagtggggagggagtgTCTCAGAGAACTGAGGCACTAAAGCACATAGATGGTGGCTCTGAGCCCAGCACATGCAGGTGCTAACGAACAGCTGATGtaccaaagttttaaaatgttcattctgTTAGATAAGGAGGAAACCTGCAAAATGATTTCAATTGGCTTTTATTTAGAGAAACCTGATCTTGCTTGGGAGTCCAGAGATTATGGGAGACAATTGGTGGGGGACGGAGTGGGGTGAAGATTTAATTTAGAGGCTTAACtggattttaagtattttgtgaGTCAGAGTGCACTCCTACATCTGAGGTTCTGACACCAAACCCTTATATTAGGACAAACACGACGACTAGATTATCCAATTGGCTCTTCTATGTCATCATCAGCTCTATGGTTTAGGATCCATCAATTACTTACAACTGAGTTTCCTCTAGTCAGCCAGCAACCTGCATGCAAATAAGGACTGTTTCCTGTCTTTggatttatttaaacatataagtCAAGTCAGAATATGTTTaacataaaaaatctttattgctATTTCAGCTTAAGAggtgaaaatatttattcttgcCTTAACTCATAGCTTCATAATGTCGTGGAATGTGGTTTCATTTGTTATCTTCCTCTAAAgcgaacaaaaaaaaaaagggagggggcaaGAAAAATCCTAAAGGTACTTTTGGTTAAGAAACTAATTCTATATACAAGTTAGAGAAATTACAGTTTCatgccaaaatatttataaaataacaggtattccattttaaaacaaagccatgaaaaagatattccattttattttatttattattattgttattgttattttttacaaaCAATAGATTTGCTGCAACATGCTCTGGCTCatattattgaattaaaaaatttaacacatttcaaaaatatcaaaaatacacTATAATGAGTCTTAGGACTA
This region includes:
- the MARVELD3 gene encoding MARVEL domain-containing protein 3 isoform X2: MEGTSGAREPRARPRERDPDRHPRPDRDRHPERQRDRPGDRRRERNGGERRDGDRDRGRDRGPRQDRHRVGDLRAGEQRVWEKSHQSRTRDGPRRPTWDAAPPPWPAPWETPEPPIQRKERFAPGGPASYSEPTSGRYLPSNPRSGLEEVEYYQSEAEGLLECHKCKYLCTGRACCQMLEVLLNLLILACSSVSYSSTGGYTGITSLGGIYYYQFGGAFSGFEGADGEKAQQLDVQFYQLKLPTVTVAMAYSGALMAFCCLLVVLGVLRVPWHCPPWLLIEALLDALIAGAYVPALYFYIRHLSAAYASPVCREREALYQSKGYSGFSCTFHGGDIGAALFAALSIGLFALGAVLAIRGYREVRKLKEKPAEMLEF
- the MARVELD3 gene encoding MARVEL domain-containing protein 3 isoform X1 — translated: MEGTSGAREPRARPRERDPDRHPRPDRDRHPERQRDRPGDRRRERNGGERRDGDRDRGRDRGPRQDRHRVGDLRAGEQRVWEKSHQSRTRDGPRRPTWDAAPPPWPAPWETPEPPIQRKERFAPGGPASYSEPTSGRYLPSNPRSGLEEVEYYQSEAEGLLECHKCKYLCTGRGVVQIVEVILNGMVLMCVVASYFVLAGFTASFTSGGGFGNNYYSPFEGTELEQVRQLDQKYTVLRAPLIYGGVAVSLGLGVLTMSVLLQGAKSLMELSGKWLLLEAAFSLLAAVSYGAGIGIYLHVALRINATDTCRARARLYARKGLTWMNCQLAGTDGAAATFACLLVVMYGTSVVLALRSYRRQKRYKESQAQHSGCSDAPEYLWSGTL